GACTGGCGGAATGCTGATTACGGATTTTGGTGCCTATGCCGTTAAAATGATTGTCGGCATCATCGTAATTGCTGCGATGGAAATGGTCTTGGTTCGTACGAAAAAAAGGAAAAGCACTAGTGCCATGTGGATCCTATTTATCGTTGCGTTGGTATTCGTGGTTTATTTGGGACTTTCCCTGCCACAAGGACTTTACTTCTTTAAATAAAGAATGGAAAAGCGGGTAAATGAGCAGACCTCATTTACCCGCTTTTTTCATGCTATTGTGAATTAACTTTTTCAATGACGATCCTTTTTCCAGTGTTCAAGGTGAACTCGAAGCGGTCATGATCCTTTTTCCCATAAGAAAAATGGTGCTGGACGAGACATATTTGATTTTCATTATCGAAGGTAAAGAAATTCACACCAGACTGGTTAGGGACGGTTCTTAAAAAAGTGAGCTGATTATAGCTATATATACAATCATAAATCGAGAAATCAAGAGAGTTCAAGGTGGTTATAAATTGGAAAAATGAATCGTCGTTCAATTCCTCCAATAAACGTTCAAAAGAGTAGAGCAGTTTTTTGCGA
This genomic stretch from Peribacillus muralis harbors:
- a CDS encoding YisL family protein, which codes for MTTHLHITAWVIGIILFFVTYSMLKSGNPKAKMLHMITRLFYLLIFLTGGMLITDFGAYAVKMIVGIIVIAAMEMVLVRTKKRKSTSAMWILFIVALVFVVYLGLSLPQGLYFFK
- a CDS encoding DUF2777 domain-containing protein, with translation MSQQQRTKLMNRQTRAFTEGTVENINQQWIFFDDETDEACSIEDYVESVIEVYRGGRWQQGVVEEEGKILLHREITFLRENEPIRIRKKLLYSFERLLEELNDDSFFQFITTLNSLDFSIYDCIYSYNQLTFLRTVPNQSGVNFFTFDNENQICLVQHHFSYGKKDHDRFEFTLNTGKRIVIEKVNSQ